Proteins encoded within one genomic window of Panicum virgatum strain AP13 chromosome 1N, P.virgatum_v5, whole genome shotgun sequence:
- the LOC120654143 gene encoding uncharacterized protein LOC120654143, protein MASSHSSTGSTATHSGNPFAPLSPGAPPPAATIALLNIHGHVPVTLDMNAANFRQWRTFFDLTFKKFALMSHIDGTLDAILVRHDPQWLQIDACIVSWLYSTVAKSIMDHVYKPQTTTYDVWSSINNLFLDNSLHRAVLAQQEFHNLYQGDMSIAEYCSQVKQLADTLYDVGAAVTDPALVVNTLHGLNPKFGQAIAVLGAQKPPPTFIETCSYLRKEETHIAHSLKMEAQTALMAAGSNSSVPKPPSPTPSSPPSNGGGARRKKRKAGDKNRASGSTSTPTSRSPAPGTPFAPQWASAYNPWTGVVQAWPINSWRPGVLGVCPGAAPPQALTAFAAPPSLPDATSPSVPPVLFSALHGMPTNQPHGGEWFLDTGATSHMASSSGSAHQDGFAPM, encoded by the exons ATGGCGAGCTCCCACTCTTCCACAGGCTCCACTGCCACCCACAGCGGCAACCCTTTCGCGCCCCTCTCCCCTGGtgctccaccgccggccgcgaCCATTGCCCTCCTCAACATCCACGGTCATGTTCCTGTCACCCTCGACATGAACGCGGCCAACTTCCGGCAGTGGCGCACGTTCTTTGACCTCACCTTCAAGAAGTTCGCCCTGATGAGCCACATCGACGGCACCCTCGACGCGATCCTCGTGCGCCATGATCCACAGTGGCTCCAGATCGACGCCTGCATCGTGTCATGGCTGTACTCCACGGTGGCCAAGTCCATTATGGACCACGTCTACAAGCCTCAGACCACCACCTACGACGTCTGGAGCTCCATCAACAACCTCTTCCTCGACAACAGTCTCCACCGTGCCGTGCTCGCTCAACAGGAATTTCACAACTTGTACCAGGGCGACATGAGCATTGCGGAGTACTGCAGCCAAGTGAAGCAGCTCGCCGACACCCTCTACGACGTCGGCGCGGCGGTCACCGACCCGGCTCTGGTGGTCAACACGCTGCACGGGCTCAACCCCAAGTTCGGCCAGGCCATCGCCGTGCTGGGCGCTCAGAAGCCGCCTCCAACATTCATCGAGACCTGCTCCTACCTCCGGAAGGAGGAGACGCACATCGCCCACTCGCTGAAGATGGAGGCGCAAACTGCGCTCATGGCTGCCGGCTCCAACTCCTCCGTCCCCAAGCCACCCTCCCCCACGCCGTCCTCCCCACCATCCAATGGCGGGGGTGCTCGCCGCAAGAAGCGCAAGGCCGGCGACAAGAACCGCGCCTCCGGCTCGACCTCGACGCCCACGTCGCGTTCCCCGGCACCAGGCACACCTTTTGCGCCGCAGTGGGCTTCTGCGTACAACCCGTGGACCGGTGTTGTTCAAGCTTGGCCGATCAACTCTTGGCGTCCCGGCGTCCTCGGCGTCTGTCCCGGCGCCGCTCCGCCTCAGGCACTGACAGCGttcgctgcgccgccgtccctCCCCGATGCCACCTCGCCATCGGTTCCCCCGGTCTTGTTCTCTGCACTCCACGGCATGCCAACGAACCAACCTCACGGTGGGGAATGGTTCTTGGACACTGGGGCCACGTCTCACATGGCTTCTTCctccg GATCTGCACACCAGGATGGCTTTGCTCCGATGTGA